In one Silene latifolia isolate original U9 population chromosome 10, ASM4854445v1, whole genome shotgun sequence genomic region, the following are encoded:
- the LOC141605449 gene encoding putative choline kinase 1, protein MAIETKEFLNGSLPEELMQILVTVASTWEDVDNPSEIQVTALSGAMTNQVFQITWPTENLDLHRKVLLRIYGDGVDIFFNRDDEIRTFECLSHHGQGPRLLGRFADGRVEEFIHARTLSADDLRDPEISSLIAAKMREFHSLDMPGARVVLLWSRVRRWLRKAKNLCSPSDIKEFKLDSLDNEIQLLEKAITRDDQEVGFCHNDLQYGNIMMDEEAKSIILIDYEYSSYNPVAYDLANHFCEMAANYHSDMPHILDYSKYPDEEERRRFVHTYLSSSGEEPSDSEVEDLVQLVEKYSLANHLFWGLWGLISANVNKIEFDYKEYARQRFEQYRVKKPQLLGPSLVPLDDIEA, encoded by the exons ATGGCAATCGAGACGAAAGAGTTCTTAAACGGGTCGCTACCCGAAGAACTGATGCAGATTCTTGTAACAGTGGCATCAACATGGGAAGATGTGGATAACCCGAGTGAAATTCAAGTTACGGCTTTAAGTGGAGCCATGACTAATCAAGTTTTTCAAATTACTTGGCCTACTGAAAATCTTGACCTTCATAGGAAAGTTCTGCTTAGAATCTATGGTGATGGTGTTGATATCTTCTTTAACCGCGATGATGAAATCAGAACCTTTGAATGCTTGTCTCACCACGGTCAGGGTCCTCGTCTTCTTGGCCGATTTGCTGATGGCCGGGTTGAAGAGTTTATCCATGCTAGG ACATTATCAGCAGACGATCTACGTGACCCTGAGATATCATCTCTGATTGCAGCTAAAATGAGGGAATTTCACAGTCTTGACATGCCAGGCGCAAGAGTTGTTCTCCTTTGGAGCAGAGTCAG GCGTTGGCTAAGGAAAGCAAAAAACTTATGTTCACCCTCGGACATAAAGGAGTTCAAATTAGACAGTCTAGACAATGAGATTCAGTTGCTTGAGAAGGCGATCACACGAGACGATCAGGAAGTTGGATTTTGCCACAATGACCTGCAGTATGGTAACATAATGATGGATGAGGAGGCTAAATCAATCATTCTCATT GACTACGAGTATTCAAGCTATAACCCTGTTGCTTATGATCTTGCTAATCACTTTTGTGAGATGGCTGCCAATTATCATTCTGATATGCCTCACATTTTGGACTACAGTAAATATCCAG ATGAGGAGGAGCGTCGAAGATTTGTCCATACGTATTTGAGCTCATCAG GAGAAGAACCTAGTGACAGTGAAGTGGAAGACCTTGTACAACTTGTTGAGAAGTACTCACTTGCAAACCATCTGTTCTGGGGACTCTGGGGCTTGATCTCG GCTAATGTGAATAAGATCGAGTTTGATTACAAGGAGTATGCAAGGCAGAGGTTCGAGCAGTACAGGGTAAAGAAGCCACAACTCCTTGGTCCATCTCTAGTTCCACTTGATGATATCGAAGCTTGA